One genomic segment of Strix aluco isolate bStrAlu1 chromosome 14, bStrAlu1.hap1, whole genome shotgun sequence includes these proteins:
- the GFOD2 gene encoding glucose-fructose oxidoreductase domain-containing protein 2 isoform X2: MVTAARYYPKLMSIVGNVLRFLPAFVKMKQLIEEHYVGNVMICDVRVYGGSLLSHKYNWICDELMGGGGLHTMGTYIIDLLTHLISRRAEKVHGLLKTFVKQNTAISGIRHVTSDDFCFFQMLMSEGVCCTVTLNFNMPGSFIHEVMIVGSAGRLIARGTDLYGQKNTALQEELLFTDSLTVNKGLLDKGFKDIPLLYLKGMVYMVQALRQSFQDQEDRRTWDHKPVSMAASFEDGLYMQSVVEAIKKSSRSGEWEAVEVMTEEPDANQNLCEALQRNNL, translated from the coding sequence ATGGTCACAGCCGCCAGGTATTACCCCAAGCTGATGAGCATCGTTGGCAATGTTCTCCGTTTCCTGCCTGCCTTTGTGAAGATGAAGCAGTTGATAGAAGAACACTACGTGGGCAACGTGATGATCTGTGACGTGCGAGTTTATGGGGGCAGCCTGCTCAGCCACAAGTACAACTGGATCTGTGACGAGCTGATGGGAGGAGGCGGTCTGCATACGATGGGAACCTACATTATCGACCTCCTAACGCACCTCatcagcaggagagcagagaaggTCCACGGTTTGCTCAAGACTTTTGTGAAGCAGAACACGGCTATAAGCGGGATCCGCCATGTCACTAGCgatgacttctgctttttccagATGCTGATGAGCGAGGGTGTCTGTTGCACTGTGACTCTCAACTTCAACATGCCTGGATCATTCATCCATGAAGTCATGATTGTAGGGTCTGCTGGTCGCCTCATAGCTCGCGGGACAGACTTGTATGGGCAGAAAAACACCGCGCTCCAAGAAGAACTACTGTTTACAGACTCTCTGACTGTCAACAAGGGCCTTTTGGATAAGGGATTTAAAGACATCCCGCTGCTTTACCTAAAAGGAATGGTGTACATGGTGCAAGCACTGCGGCAGTCTTTCCAAGACCAGGAAGACCGTCGGACATGGGATCATAAACCTGTCTCTATGGCAGCCTCTTTTGAAGATGGTCTGTACATGCAAAGTGTAGTAGAGGCCATCAAGAAATCCAGCAGGTCAGGGGAGTGGGAGGCTGTGGAGGTGATGACCGAGGAACCAGATGCCAACCAAAACCTCTGCGAGGCGCTTCAAAGAAATAACTTATGA